The following are from one region of the Silene latifolia isolate original U9 population chromosome 9, ASM4854445v1, whole genome shotgun sequence genome:
- the LOC141599387 gene encoding putative ribosome-binding factor A, chloroplastic, translating into MSHLVLLHKLPCYHLSIPSSSSSSSSELMIKSRVKMYPSYSVPELHPIKTNSNRILIKCMANPRRVAMVAKQIRRELSDMLITDKNLQYAVLPEAALGADRYLSSVTTISDVEVSADLQVVKVYVSIFGDDRGREVALSGLKAKTKYVRGKLGKRMKLRITPEIRFIEDESLERGSRVIAILDKIKNDNDQKDEDFPEEKEETANSLDDDDDDNWGENDTDEGVIYVR; encoded by the exons atgagTCACCTTGTTCTCCTCCACAAGCTCCCATGCTATCACCTCTCaatcccatcatcatcatcatcatcatcatcagagtTGATGATAAAATCAAGGGTGAAGATGTATCCTTCTTACAGTGTACCTGAGTTACACCCAATTAAAACCAATAGTAATAGAATATTAATAAAATGTATGGCAAATCCAAGGAGAGTAGCAATGGTTGCTAAACAAATTAGGAGGGAATTATCTGATATGTTGATTACTGATAAGAATTTACAGTATGCTGTTCTCCCTGAAGCTGCCCTTGGTGCTGACCGTTATCTTTCTTCTGTTACTACTATTAGTGATGTTGAGGTTTCCGCTGACCTTCAG GTGGTGAAAGTGTATGTGTCGATTTTCGGGGATGATAGAGGGCGAGAAGTGGCTCTTTCGGGTTTAAAGGCCAAGACCAAATATGTAAGAGGTAAACTCGGAAAGCGAATGAAGCTCAGGATTACCCCTGAAATCCGATTTATTGAAGATGAATCTTTAGAGCGCGGAAGCAGG GTTATTGCAATATTGGACAAGATCAAGAATGATAATGACCAAAAAGATGAGGATTTTCCAGAAGAGAAGGAAGAAACGGCCAACTCacttgatgatgacgatgatgataacTGGGGGGAAAATGACACTGATGAAGGCGTTATTTATGTGCGATAG